The Dokdonia sp. 4H-3-7-5 genomic interval CGCGGCAGAAAAAAACGAAAAAGGCTTCTTGAGAATTTAAAATCAAAAAACAAACAATATCTACAAGCCAAAAAGAAATCTCAAAAGTTAGCCAGAAGCAATACCAAATTCCTTTCTACTGTAAGTCACGAGTTAAGAACTCCGCTTTATGGAATAATAGGACTTTCTTCTGTATTTCTTGAAGACCCAGCGCTCAAAAATCATAAGGAAGATTTAAAATCCTTAAAATTTTCTGCTGACTATCTCCTAGCACTCGTAAATGACATATTGAGCTTAAATAAGTTTGCCTCAAAAGAAGGCGAGCGCGTCCAGAAGACTAACTTTAGACTACATAAATTAATACCTCATATAGTACAAACTCTTGAGTTTATAAATAAGAAAAACAATAACACTACAAAGGTGATTATTGACCCTAATATTCCAGACACCTTACTGGGCGATAAAACTAAAATCTCTCAAGTCCTCATGAACTTATCGAGTAATGCCAGCAAGTTTACAGAGGATGGCACAATCACCATAAAAGCAACACTACAAGAAAAGAATAAAGATGTAAACAGTATTCTCTTTAGTATAGCAGACACAGGACAAGGCATTGCCAAAGAAGAACAAGCAAAAATATTTACTGAGTTTGCTCAAGTAGGGGCCAGTTCAGACCATCAAGGTACAGGCCTAGGTCTTCCTATTGTAAAGAAAATTTTGCACATTCTAGGGAGTAAATTATCACTTGTAAGCAGTCCAAATAAAGGATCTACTTTTTCATTTACAATTGACTTAGAAACTGGATCTAACTCCTACCTAGAAGTCCAATCAGATATCTCAAGCTACGAACGTCTCAAAGGCAAAAAAGTACTTATCGTGGACGATAACAGTATCAACCAACTAGTAACTAAAAAGGTACTTGAACAATACGGTATAAAAAACGAAAGTGCCAGTAATGGACAACAAGCTGTGAGCGCAGTAAAGAATAATGCCTATGATTTCATATTAATGGATATCAATATGCCTGTAATGAACGGTATTGATGCCAGCATTGTTATAAGAAAGTTTGACAGCATAACTCCCATCATTGCTCTTACAGCCACCAGTTATAAAGATGGGAATAAAGAACTAACAAAACACGGCATTAATAATAGCATACTTAAACCCTATAAGACAGAAATTCTTTTAGACATGCTCTTAATGTATAGCTCCACGTAATGGGTGAGATATACATTTCACTTAACTTCCTTATTTACTTCTTATAGAATCTGACCTACTTATAATATGGGTTATTTTACTCTTTCCGCTTTCGCGAAAATGGCTCTTTCATTTAAGTTTTCTTCTAGCCTGAATGTTGTTAGAAAGAGGGTGTTTTTCAATAACTAATCCTCTAAAAGATTTTAAAAATCATCAAGTTTTTAAGGATATCCAAGTCTCTTCTTCACTCTATACCAAGCAATTAACCTCTATTCTTCTAAAAATTCTCTAAAACAAGCAGTTCTAACTCAACAAACACCAAAAACCACAACACACTCTAATTCAGTATATTAAAACGTTTTTAAACGTTTACAAATACTTACAAACGACTATAAACGTAAGTAAACGTTTAAAAGTCGGCTAGGGATTATAAGCTGTCGCATATTTGCAGTGTTCTTATTTACAAGTGGTTGTTATAATTCACTCACTAAGAACAAATGATTTTCTCGAGAACGGCTCGATAAAGAAATATAACTCAATTTGGTAGGCTTAACCTACTCAAGAAAAACACATTATTATGAACGCATTACGCAACAAAGTACAGTTAATTGGAAGACTAGGTCAAGAACCCGAAATCACAACATTTCCAGACGGAAATAAAATTGCCAAGTTCTCTATGGCAACAGATGATTCTTATAAAGACAAGAATGGACAGAAAGTAGAACGTGCATACTGGCACAATATCATAGTACGCGGCGGCCTTGTCAAAGTGGTAGAAAGCTACATTCAAAAAGGACAAGAAATCGCAATAGAAGGAAAACTTACTAATCGTTCTTGGGAAGATAAAGATGGTGTAAAAAGATATATGACAGAGATTGTTTGTAACGAGTTATTGATGCTTAGTAAAAACAATTAATATTACATT includes:
- a CDS encoding single-stranded DNA-binding protein — its product is MNALRNKVQLIGRLGQEPEITTFPDGNKIAKFSMATDDSYKDKNGQKVERAYWHNIIVRGGLVKVVESYIQKGQEIAIEGKLTNRSWEDKDGVKRYMTEIVCNELLMLSKNN
- a CDS encoding response regulator; protein product: MTRLTILLLVVLSTVYSFKSYSQETISQEEILLIKEKQFTVAEIDSLMPTILALFNESSYEKVIEVVPHLLDNAKRVKSPITTSRLRSILGNAFIQVDNFQGAEDLFNNAIEENKKSNDTFNLARNLTNLGNTFFEKDPDKAITYFEEALAISPEIENSILVDFIANNNLAELYVIKEQPNEAEYYLNQAKELLTKDDFNGRKNNFEGTVYHVQSSIYLLQNKPKEAINAINYSMEVAGDEQDDNYKIDNYKNLMKAYESLGNFEQVNNIRKIYDVLVEKRYEANKIKQQKNATSRFNLNKFKQELRASKLENELALQKADEDKLLLRTSLVLAAILLLFIGLLLRGRKKRKRLLENLKSKNKQYLQAKKKSQKLARSNTKFLSTVSHELRTPLYGIIGLSSVFLEDPALKNHKEDLKSLKFSADYLLALVNDILSLNKFASKEGERVQKTNFRLHKLIPHIVQTLEFINKKNNNTTKVIIDPNIPDTLLGDKTKISQVLMNLSSNASKFTEDGTITIKATLQEKNKDVNSILFSIADTGQGIAKEEQAKIFTEFAQVGASSDHQGTGLGLPIVKKILHILGSKLSLVSSPNKGSTFSFTIDLETGSNSYLEVQSDISSYERLKGKKVLIVDDNSINQLVTKKVLEQYGIKNESASNGQQAVSAVKNNAYDFILMDINMPVMNGIDASIVIRKFDSITPIIALTATSYKDGNKELTKHGINNSILKPYKTEILLDMLLMYSST